Proteins encoded in a region of the Quercus lobata isolate SW786 chromosome 8, ValleyOak3.0 Primary Assembly, whole genome shotgun sequence genome:
- the LOC115955003 gene encoding heavy metal-associated isoprenylated plant protein 47-like — MKQKIVIKVNDCDKCTREAMNIACKANGVNSVAIEGSDRDQLVVIGEGVDSANLTCSLRKKLRYATLRSVEEVKAKPKPEEKPKPEVQTPNKPPSSTCSCGCPQLPMCPQYPPHPMLYEAKVYDYTPSPSYCPIM; from the exons ATGAAG CAAAAAATAGTGATCAAGGTGAATGACTGTGACAAATGCACAAGAGAGGCCATGAACATTGCCTGCAAAGCAAATG GTGTGAACTCAGTGGCAATAGAAGGGTCTGATAGAGATCAGTTGGTGGTGATTGGTGAAGGTGTTGACTCTGCTAACTTGACCTGCTCGTTAAGGAAGAAGCTTCGCTATGCCACTTTACGGAGCGTGGAAGAAGTGAAGGCAAAACCAAAACCAGAAGAGAAACCAAAACCGGAAGTTCAGACGCCAAACAAACCCCCATCTTCAACATGTTCTTGTGGCTGTCCTCAGTTACCCATGTGCCCTCAATATCCACCACATCCCATGTTATATGAAGCGAAAGTCTATGATTATACTCCGAGTCCAAGTTACTGCCCCATCATGTGA